A stretch of the Capsicum annuum cultivar UCD-10X-F1 chromosome 10, UCD10Xv1.1, whole genome shotgun sequence genome encodes the following:
- the LOC107844508 gene encoding uncharacterized protein LOC107844508 has protein sequence MDNIYHCGVVYSQSLVPKKPDPGAFSIPRIVGSIKFTKALCDLGASINLMPLDIYKNLVLGEPTPTTMLFVMEDRSIKRSVGILQDVLVKVDDFILLADFVILDCEIDFEVSFILDRPLLATGRVLVDRKLNELKFRYGKKEGKFKMQPPIKHLEEMNIFSVLDVFQEYGNEVVIRHLDEV, from the coding sequence ATGGACAACATCTATCACTGTGGTGTTGTGTATTCACAATCCTTAGTGCCGAAAAAGCCTGATCCTGGAGCATTTTCCATACCGCGCATAGTTGGGTCCATAAAGTTTACCAAAGcgttatgtgacttaggagcaagtatAAATCTGATGCCGCTTGATATCTACAAGAATCTTGTATTGGGGGAGCCTACCCCCACAACAATGCTTTTTGTTATGGAAGATAGATCGATTAAGCGATCAGTTGGTATATTACAGGATGTACTGGTAAAGGTGGATGATTTTATTCTACTTGCAGACTTTGTGATACTggattgtgaaattgattttgaggTATCCTTCATCTTGGATAGACCATTATTAGCCACGGGGAGAGTGTTGGTTGATAGGAAGCTCAATGAGCTCAAGTTCAGATATGGGAAAAAGGAGGGCAAATTTAAAATGCAACCTCCTATTAAGCACTTGGAGGAGATGAACATCTTCTCAGTTTTGGATGTATTCCAGGAATATGGTAATGAGGTAGTGATACGgcatcttgatgaagtctga